CTGCTGGTCATGGCCCTGATGGGCGTGGTCGCCTATATGCGGATGAATGCGATCGAGCGCGAGACCGCGCTGATGCTGCATGACGCCCTGCCGGGGCTGAACTACAGCACCGGTATCCGCGGCGTCTGGGGCGAGCGCTACGTGCTTGCCTGGCAGACCATCAATGCCTCGAACGACGACGAGCGCCGCGGTTTCCAGGAACAGGGCAAGGACGCGGCCGCGCGCCTGGACAAGCTGGAGCAGCAGTACGAGGGCACGATCACGCGCAGCGAGGACCGCGTCGCGTTCCAGGCCTACCGCGACCTGCGCGCCCAGTATGAACAGGCCGCGCAGGTGCTGGCCCAGGCCGGCGACTGGAACGGCGCGGCCGCGGTCGCGGCGCTGCGCGGCCCCGTGCATGATCGCTGGATCGCCGCGCGCAAGGCGGCCCAGCACCTGGTCGACGACAACAGCGCGGTCAATGCACGCGCCGCGCGCGGCATCGACGATGCCGTCAACACCGCCAAGATCAGCATCGAGGCCGCGTTGATCGTCGCGCTGGTGGTGGCCGTGGTGTGCGGCTACCTGCTGCTGCGCGCGATCACCGTGCCGATGCAGTCGATCGTCGGCCTGCTCGCCGGCATCCGCGGCGGCGACCTGCGCCAGCGCATGGCGCTGCGCCGCAAGGATGAGTTCCACGAGGTCGAGGAAGGCTTCAACCAGATGACCGGCGAGCTGACCTCGCTGGTGGGCCAGGCGCAGCGCACCGCGATCCAGGTCACCACCTCGGTCAACGAGATCGCCGCCACCGCGCGCCAGCAGCAGGCCACCGCCACCGAGACCGCCGCCACCACCACGCAGATCGGCGCCACCTCGCGCGAGATCTCGGCCACCGCGCGCGACCTGGTGCGCACCATCCATGAGGTGTCCAGCGCCGCCGAGCAGGCGGCCGGGCTGGCCGGCACCGGGCAGGTGGGCCTGTCGCGCATGGAAGGCACCATGCAGCACGTGATGGAAGCCGCCGGCTCGGTCAACGGCAAGCTCGCCACGTTGAACGAGAAGGCCGGCAATATCAACCAGGTGGTGACCACCATTGCCAAGGTGGCCGACCAGACCAACCTGCTGTCGCTCAATGCCGCGATCGAAGCCGAGAAGGCCGGCGAGTACGGCCGCGGCTTCTCGGTGGTGGCCACCGAGATCCGCCGCCTGGCCGACCAGACTGCGGTGGCCACCTACGACATCGAGCAGATGGTGCGCGAGATCCAGTCGGCCGTTGCCGCGGGCGTGATGGGCATGGACAAGTTCTCGGAAGAAGTGCGCCGCGGCATGTCGGAGGTGACGCAGGTGGGCGACCAGCTGTCTCAGATCATCGCCCAGGTGCAATCGCTGGCGCCGCGCGTGGTCATGGTCAGCGAGGGCATGCAGGCGCAGGCCGGCGGCGCCGAGCAGATCAACCAGGCGCTGATGCAACTGTCGGAAGCCGCCCAGCAGACGGTCGAATCGCTGCGCCAGTCGGGCCAGGCCATCGACGAACTGACGCTGGTCGCCAACGACCTGCGCAGCGGCGTCTCGCGCTTCAAGGTCTAGGCGGCCCCTTACTGGACCTTATCGGCCCGTATTGGCCCGTATTGGCCCGCCCAGCCTTCCGCCTCGCAACCATGAAGCTCTTCCTGCTGTTCCGTCTTGGCGCCGACCACTACGCCCTGGATGCGGCCGAGGTCGCCGAGGTGCTGCCGCTGACGCGCCAGAAGCAGGTGCCCGGCGCACCCGCCTGGGTGGCCGGCATGATGGAGCGCCGCGGCCAGCCGGTGCCGGTGATCGACCTGCCGGCGCTGGCGACCGGCGTGCCGGCGGCGCTGCGCACCAGCACGCGCACGGTGCTGGTCCACTACCGCCATCGCGGCACCGCCGCGCCTCGGCTGCTCGGCCTGCGGCTTGAGTCCGCCACGCAGATGCTGCGCTGCCCGGCCGAATCCTTTGTCGATAGCGGCATAGCGGGCGCCAGCCCGCGCTACCTGGGGCCGGTGCGCCATGACGCGCGCGGCCTGGTGCAGTGGGTGCGCATCGACGCCCTGCTGCCAGACGAAATCCATGCGATGCTGTTCGCCGACACGTCCGGAGACCCCGCATGAGCACTGCCACACACATCGAGGCCCTGCTCAAGGCCCGCATCGGCCTGGACGCCGATGCCATCGGCAGCGGCGCGGTGGAACGCGCGGTGCGCGAGCGCAGCCACGCAGTGCAGGCAGCGGATACGCAGGCGTACTGGAACCTGCTGCACGGCACCGCCGGCGAGTTCCAGGCGCTGATCGAGGCGGTGGTGGTGCCCGAGACCTGGTTCTTCCGGCATCGCGAGGCACTACTGGCGCTGGGCCGCTTTGCCGCCGAGCGCGCCTTTGCCGACGGCACGCGCACGCTGCGCGTGCTGAGCCTGCCCTGCTCCACCGGCGAAGAGCCCTATTCGATCGCCATGGCCCTGCTCGATGCCGGCGTGCCGGCGGCGCGCTTTTGCATCGACGCCGTCGACATCAGCGCCCGGGCGCTGGCGCGCGCGCGCCAGGGCGAGTACGGCGCCAACGCCTTCCGCAGTGGCCCGCTCGACTTCCGCGACCGCTATTTCACCGCCGGCCCCGCCGGCTACGCGCTGGACCCGCGTGTGCGTGCGCAGGTGCGGCTGCTGCAGGGCAACCTGGTCGATCCCGACCTGCTCGCCGGCGAGCCGCCCTATGACTTCGTCTTCTGCCGCAACCTGCTGATCTATTTCGCTGCGCCCGACCAGCGGCGCGCGGTGCAGACGCTGGCGCGGCTGACGATGGCCGACGGCCTGCTTTTCGTCGGCCCGGCCGAGGCCAGCCTGCTGAGCGCGCAGGGGATGGTGCCGGTCGGCCTGCCGCTGACCTTTGCCTTCCGCAAACCCTCGCCGCGCGCCACACCGGTCGCCATCGCGCACCCGCCGCAGGGGGCAAGGATGGCTGCGCCGCCGCGCCTGCCGCGCTCGCCGGTGCCGGCCAGGCCCGTCGTGCGGCCAGCGCCCGCGCCCGGCACGCCTGCTGCTACCGTCATGCCCGGCCATGCGCACGCCAGCGAACTGGCCCGTATCGCCGGCATGGCCGACCGTGGCGAACTCGAGGCCGCTGGCGCCGCCTGCCAGGCACTGCTCGACCGCATCGGCACCGATGCGGGCGCCGCCGGCGCCTGGTGCATGCAGGGCGTGCTGCACGACGCCGCCGGCCGCACCGCGCAGGCGCACGCCGCCTACCGCAAGGCGCTGTACCTGGACCCGGCGCACCAGGAGAGCCTGTACCACCTGGCCGCGCTGCTCGACACCGAAGGCGACCACGACGGCGCCATGCGCCTGCGCCAGCGCGCGCAACGCCACACCCGCAAGCACCATGGCTGAACCGCAAGGCATTTTCCGCGGAACCTGCGCGGCCACCGTCGCAGTGGACGATTGCTGGCGCCGCATCGGCGTGCGCGGCGACGGCTCCTGCCCGGCGCTGGCCGAGCACGCGCACTGCCGCAACTGCCCGACCTACGCGCAAGCCGCGGCCATGCTGCTGGATGCGCAGCAGCTCGACCTGCCAGACCTGCTCGACCAGAACGCCGATGCGCTGCCCGATGCGGCAGCCATGGGCGGAGAAGCGGACGACCCGTACGCCGGGCACGGCAACGCGCTGTCGTGCCTGGTATTCCGCATCGGCGAAGAATGGCTGGCGCTGCCGACCGCGGCACTGGGCGAAGTCACCGCGCCGTGTCCGGTGCATTCGCTGCCGCACCGACGCGATGCCGCGGTGCTGGGCCTGGCGGCCGTGCGCGGCAACCTGCTGGTGTGCCTGTCGCTGGCACGGCTGTTCGGCACTGGCGAGGCCGGCGATGCCGGCGAGGCAGCGGGCAGCCGCTTCCTGATCCTCGGCCAGGGCCGCGCCGCGCTCGCGCTGCCGGTGGCCGAGGTTTCCGGCGTGGTGCGCGTATCCGGACCCGCGCTGCAGCCGCTGCCGGCCACGCTGGGCCGCGCGTCGGCGCGCTACACGCAGGCGCTATTCCTGGACCATGGCCGCAGCGTCGGCCTGCTCGACGCGGCCCTGCTGCGCCAGGCACTGGCACGGAGCCTGGCATGAACCCCGAACAGTTGCGCGACGCCTCGCTGCTCGAGCTGTTCGCGCTCGAGGCCGAATCGCAGGCCGAAATCCTCAACGCCGGGCTGCTGGCGCTGGAGCGCAACCCGGCCGCCGCCGAGCACCTGGAGGCGTGCATGCGCGCGGCGCATTCGCTCAAGGGCGCGGCGCGCATCGTCGGGCTCGACGCCGGCGTGCGCATGGCGCACGCCATGGAAGACTGCCTAGTCGCCGCGCAGGGCGGCATGCCGCTGACGGCCGCGCATATCGACGCGCTGCTGCAGGGCACCGACCTGCTGCTGCGCATCGGCCATCCGCCCGGCGGCGATCCGGGCTGGGCCGACGGCGCCGGCCGCGCCGGGATCGATGCGGTGGTGCAGCGGCTGGGCACACTGGATGGCGGCCTGGCCCTGCCGCCCGTTGCAGCCCCGCAAGCCGCGCCGTGGACAGTGCCGGCAGACGATGGGCCCGCCATACCACCAGCGCCAGCCGCACCCATCCCGCAGCCGCAGGCAACGGGGCCACAGCCAGTCGCCCCCGGCGAGCCGCAGGAGCGCATGCTGCGCGTCAACGCCGATGCCCTCGACCAGCTGCTGGCACTCTCCGGCGAGGCCATGGTCGAGTCGCACTGGCTGCGGCCATTCGGCCAGGCGCTGCAGAAGGCCAGGCGCCAGCAGGCGCGCGCGCTGCGCGCAGCCGATGCGCTGCAGGACGCGCTGCAGGACACCCTCGCGGACAACGCCGGCGCGCGCGTGGCGCTGGCCGGATTGCGCCAGCTGCTCGAAGACGGGCATGGCGAGCTGTCGCGGCGGGCCGATGAATTCGACCAGTACGACCACCGCGCCACGCGCCTTGCGCGCCGGCTCTACGACAGCGCGCTGGGCTCGCGCATGCGCCCCCTCGCGGATGGGCTGACCGGCTACGCGCGCATGGTTCGGGACCTGGGCCGTGCGCTCGGCAAGTCCGTGCACCTGGAGCTGGTCGGCGCGGGCACGCAGGTCGACCGCGACATCCTGGAAGCGCTCGACGCCCCGCTCGCCCACTTGCTGCGCAACGCGGTGGACCACGGCATCGAGCCGCCCGCGGTGCGCCAGGCCCAGGGCAAGCCCGCCGAAGGCCGGGTCACGCTGCAGGCCCGCCACAACGCCGGCCGGCTGGTGATCGAGATCTTCGACGACGGCGCCGGCGTCCACCTGGACGCATTGCGGCGCGCGATCGTGCGGCGCAACCTTGCTTCGGAAGAGACCGCGGCGCGGCTGTCGCAGGCGGAGCTGCTCGATTTCCTGCTGCTGCCCGGCTTCAGCATGCGCGACACGGTGTCGGAAGTGTCCGGCCGCGGCGTGGGCCTGGATGCGGTGCAGGAGATGGTGCGGCGCGTGCGCGGCAGCCTGCGCCTGACGCAGCAGCCCGGGCAGGGCCTGCACTTCCACCTCGAGCTGCCGCTGACGCTGTCGGTGGTGCGCACGCTGCTGGTGGAGGTCACGGGCGAGGCCTATGCCTTCCCGCTCGGGCATGTGCTGCGCGCCGCCGCGGTCGGACGCGCGCAGATCGAGCAGACCGAACGCCACCAGCATTTCCGCCACGAGGGCCGTGCCATCGGCCTGGTCAGCGCGGCGCAGGTAATGCAGCGGCCGGAGAGCATTGCGCACGAGCGCGACGACGTGCAGGTGATCATCGTCGGCGAGGGCGAGCGCACCTACGGCATCGCGGTCGACCGCATGCTGGGCGAACGGCTGCTGGTGGTGCAGCCCCTGCCCGCCGCGCTGGGCAAGGTGAAGGACATCGCCGCCGGCAGCCTGACCGACGACGGCACGCCGGTACTGATCTTCGACGTGGAAGACCTGCTGCGCTCGGTCGAGAAGCTGGTCTCCGAAGGCCGCATCGAAGGCGTGCGCCACGCTGCCGAAGCCAGCGTGCAAGCGCGCGCGCGGCGCGTGCTGGTGGTCGACGACTCGCTCACCGTGCGCGAGCTGCAGCGCAAGCTGCTGGCCGGGCGCGGCTACGATGTCGCGGTGGCGGTCGACGGCATGGACGGCTGGAACGTGCTGCGCGCCGAGCCTTTCGACCTGGTCATCACCGATATCGACATGCCGCGCATGGACGGCATCGAGCTGGTGAGCAGGATCCGCCATGACGCCGCGCTGCGCCAGCTGCCGGTGATGGTGGTGTCGTACAAGGACCGCGAGCAGGACCGCCAGCGCGGCCTGGAAGCGGGCGCGGACTATTATCTGGCAAAGGGCAGTTTCCACGACGCCGCGCTGCTCGACGCGGTGCAGGACCTGATCGGCGAGGCACGCTCATGAAAATCGGCATCGTCAACGACTCCCCGCTCGCCGTCGCCGCGCTGCGCCGGGCCATCGCGCTGGACCCCGCCTTCGAGCTCGCCTGGGTCGCCGTCGACGGCGAACAAGCCGTGCAGATGGCCGCGGCCCGCACCCCGGACCTGATCCTGATGGACCTGCTGATGCCGGTGATGGACGGCGTCGAAGCCACGCGCCGGATCATGGCGGCCACGCCCTGCGCGATCGTGGTGGTCACCATGGATCTCGGCCGCAATGCCGAGCAGGTGTTCGAGGCGATGGGACACGGCGCCATCGACGCGGTCGATACGCCCACGCTGACGGAAGCCGATGCACAGCTCGCCGCCGGCCCGCTGCTGCGCAAGATGCGCAATATCGGCCGGCTGCTGGCTGGCCGCGTGGCCCCGCAGCACAAGCTGCAAGCCGCGCCGCGCGCCGTCGCCGCGCCCCGCCTGGTGGCGATCGGCGCCTCCGCCGGCGGCCCGGCCGCGCTGGCGGCGCTGCTGGGCGCGCTGCCGGCCGACTTCGGCGCGGCGGTGGTGGCCGTGCAGCACGTCGACGAGGCCTTCGCCGCCGGCATGGCCGAATGGCTCGACGGACAATGCGCGCTGCCGGTGCGCATCGCCCGCGCCGGCGACACGCCGCAGGCCGGCACGGTGCTGCTGGCCGGCACCAACGACCACCTGCGCCTGGCAAGCCCGACGCGCATGGTCTATACCGAACAACCGTGCGACTACCTGTACCGGCCCTCCATCGATGTATTCTTTGAAAGCGTGGTCGAGCACTGGCGCGGCGACATGGTCGGCGTGCTGCTGACCGGCATGGGCCGCGACGGCGCGCTCGGCCTGAAGGCGATGCATGATCGCGGCTTCCTGACGATCGCACAGGACCGCGCCACCAGCGCCGTGTACGGCATGCCCAAGGCGGCGGCGGCGCTTGGCGCGGCGGCCGAAATCCTGCCGCTGGGCCGCATCGCGCCACGGCTGGTGCAGGCGTGCGGCCGCACCGGCCTGGCCGCGCCACTGCCGTGAGCGCCGCCATACTGCCAGAACACGTCCCGGGCCCGGCCCGGGAGCGCAACACCCCAGGATTACAGCATGAACTCCCAACACCCTGCCCTCGCCTCTAACGCATCGGACTACCAGGTCATGGTGCTGCTGGTGGACGACCAGGCCATGGTCGGCGAAGCGGTGCGCCGTGCGCTGTCCACCGAGCCCGACATCGATTTCCACTATTGCTCGCAGCCCGGCGAAGCCGTTGCCGTGGCGCAGCGCACCCGGCCCACGGTGATCCTGCAGGACCTGGTCATGCCGGGCGTCGACGGCCTGACGCTGGTTCGCCATTACCGCGAGAACGCCGCCACGCACGATATCCCCATCATCGTGCTGTCGACCAAGGAAGAGGCCTCGATGAAGAGCGCGGCTTTCGCCGCCGGCGCCAATGACTACCTGGTCAAGCTGCCCGACAGCATCGAGCTGGTCGCGCGCATCCGCTACCACTCGCGCTCGTACCTGAACCTGCTGCAGCGCGACGAAGCCTACCGTGCGCTGCGGCAAAGCCAGCAGCAACTGCTCGAGACCAACCTGGAACTGCAGCGGCTGACCAACT
This genomic window from Cupriavidus oxalaticus contains:
- a CDS encoding methyl-accepting chemotaxis protein, which translates into the protein MNAWTIRTRILASFSMILLVMALMGVVAYMRMNAIERETALMLHDALPGLNYSTGIRGVWGERYVLAWQTINASNDDERRGFQEQGKDAAARLDKLEQQYEGTITRSEDRVAFQAYRDLRAQYEQAAQVLAQAGDWNGAAAVAALRGPVHDRWIAARKAAQHLVDDNSAVNARAARGIDDAVNTAKISIEAALIVALVVAVVCGYLLLRAITVPMQSIVGLLAGIRGGDLRQRMALRRKDEFHEVEEGFNQMTGELTSLVGQAQRTAIQVTTSVNEIAATARQQQATATETAATTTQIGATSREISATARDLVRTIHEVSSAAEQAAGLAGTGQVGLSRMEGTMQHVMEAAGSVNGKLATLNEKAGNINQVVTTIAKVADQTNLLSLNAAIEAEKAGEYGRGFSVVATEIRRLADQTAVATYDIEQMVREIQSAVAAGVMGMDKFSEEVRRGMSEVTQVGDQLSQIIAQVQSLAPRVVMVSEGMQAQAGGAEQINQALMQLSEAAQQTVESLRQSGQAIDELTLVANDLRSGVSRFKV
- a CDS encoding chemotaxis protein CheW; protein product: MKLFLLFRLGADHYALDAAEVAEVLPLTRQKQVPGAPAWVAGMMERRGQPVPVIDLPALATGVPAALRTSTRTVLVHYRHRGTAAPRLLGLRLESATQMLRCPAESFVDSGIAGASPRYLGPVRHDARGLVQWVRIDALLPDEIHAMLFADTSGDPA
- a CDS encoding CheR family methyltransferase, which produces MSTATHIEALLKARIGLDADAIGSGAVERAVRERSHAVQAADTQAYWNLLHGTAGEFQALIEAVVVPETWFFRHREALLALGRFAAERAFADGTRTLRVLSLPCSTGEEPYSIAMALLDAGVPAARFCIDAVDISARALARARQGEYGANAFRSGPLDFRDRYFTAGPAGYALDPRVRAQVRLLQGNLVDPDLLAGEPPYDFVFCRNLLIYFAAPDQRRAVQTLARLTMADGLLFVGPAEASLLSAQGMVPVGLPLTFAFRKPSPRATPVAIAHPPQGARMAAPPRLPRSPVPARPVVRPAPAPGTPAATVMPGHAHASELARIAGMADRGELEAAGAACQALLDRIGTDAGAAGAWCMQGVLHDAAGRTAQAHAAYRKALYLDPAHQESLYHLAALLDTEGDHDGAMRLRQRAQRHTRKHHG
- a CDS encoding chemotaxis protein CheW, whose protein sequence is MAEPQGIFRGTCAATVAVDDCWRRIGVRGDGSCPALAEHAHCRNCPTYAQAAAMLLDAQQLDLPDLLDQNADALPDAAAMGGEADDPYAGHGNALSCLVFRIGEEWLALPTAALGEVTAPCPVHSLPHRRDAAVLGLAAVRGNLLVCLSLARLFGTGEAGDAGEAAGSRFLILGQGRAALALPVAEVSGVVRVSGPALQPLPATLGRASARYTQALFLDHGRSVGLLDAALLRQALARSLA
- a CDS encoding hybrid sensor histidine kinase/response regulator codes for the protein MNPEQLRDASLLELFALEAESQAEILNAGLLALERNPAAAEHLEACMRAAHSLKGAARIVGLDAGVRMAHAMEDCLVAAQGGMPLTAAHIDALLQGTDLLLRIGHPPGGDPGWADGAGRAGIDAVVQRLGTLDGGLALPPVAAPQAAPWTVPADDGPAIPPAPAAPIPQPQATGPQPVAPGEPQERMLRVNADALDQLLALSGEAMVESHWLRPFGQALQKARRQQARALRAADALQDALQDTLADNAGARVALAGLRQLLEDGHGELSRRADEFDQYDHRATRLARRLYDSALGSRMRPLADGLTGYARMVRDLGRALGKSVHLELVGAGTQVDRDILEALDAPLAHLLRNAVDHGIEPPAVRQAQGKPAEGRVTLQARHNAGRLVIEIFDDGAGVHLDALRRAIVRRNLASEETAARLSQAELLDFLLLPGFSMRDTVSEVSGRGVGLDAVQEMVRRVRGSLRLTQQPGQGLHFHLELPLTLSVVRTLLVEVTGEAYAFPLGHVLRAAAVGRAQIEQTERHQHFRHEGRAIGLVSAAQVMQRPESIAHERDDVQVIIVGEGERTYGIAVDRMLGERLLVVQPLPAALGKVKDIAAGSLTDDGTPVLIFDVEDLLRSVEKLVSEGRIEGVRHAAEASVQARARRVLVVDDSLTVRELQRKLLAGRGYDVAVAVDGMDGWNVLRAEPFDLVITDIDMPRMDGIELVSRIRHDAALRQLPVMVVSYKDREQDRQRGLEAGADYYLAKGSFHDAALLDAVQDLIGEARS
- a CDS encoding chemotaxis response regulator protein-glutamate methylesterase — its product is MKIGIVNDSPLAVAALRRAIALDPAFELAWVAVDGEQAVQMAAARTPDLILMDLLMPVMDGVEATRRIMAATPCAIVVVTMDLGRNAEQVFEAMGHGAIDAVDTPTLTEADAQLAAGPLLRKMRNIGRLLAGRVAPQHKLQAAPRAVAAPRLVAIGASAGGPAALAALLGALPADFGAAVVAVQHVDEAFAAGMAEWLDGQCALPVRIARAGDTPQAGTVLLAGTNDHLRLASPTRMVYTEQPCDYLYRPSIDVFFESVVEHWRGDMVGVLLTGMGRDGALGLKAMHDRGFLTIAQDRATSAVYGMPKAAAALGAAAEILPLGRIAPRLVQACGRTGLAAPLP
- a CDS encoding response regulator gives rise to the protein MNSQHPALASNASDYQVMVLLVDDQAMVGEAVRRALSTEPDIDFHYCSQPGEAVAVAQRTRPTVILQDLVMPGVDGLTLVRHYRENAATHDIPIIVLSTKEEASMKSAAFAAGANDYLVKLPDSIELVARIRYHSRSYLNLLQRDEAYRALRQSQQQLLETNLELQRLTNSDGLTGLSNRRYFDEYLGAEWRRAQREQTQLALLMIDVDAFKAYNDTYGHVAGDDVLRRVAAVIRDNCTRASDLPARFGGEEFAMVLPGTSPGGVRLLAEKVRRAVQDLAIAHSGSPTSDCVTVSIGGALLVPQAGEPSSRLVEVADAGLYQAKRNGRNQVMMSLP